AGACTGCCGAGCGCGAAAAGGCGTCGTCGGCCATGAGCGAGCACGACCGCCATGTGCTCGACGCCTCCAAGGCGCTGGATGCTGCCAATGCCGGCGGCGACGTGCAGAAGATCCGCGCGGCCATCGCCCGGCTCGAAGGCGCGCTGCGCGGCGAAGCGCCGCCGCCCGCACCCAAGGCCGAACCGGCTGTGGTGACCAGCGATGGTCCGTCGGTCGGCGCAACCGAAGTCGTGGCGCCCGGACAGGCCGCCGCTGAATTCGCCGAAAGCGCCGAGCAGGCGCCGAGCCCAAGCGACGCGGAAGCATCGCCGGCCGCACCAACTGACGCCGCGCAGGCTGCCGCGCCCGACCTCGTGGCACCGGCCGATGGCGCCGACGCCTCCGCACGCGCCGACGGCGCAGCGCACGATGCCGGCGAAGCCGCCGCTGTCGAAAGCCCGGCGCCGGCCGTCGCGCCGAAGCCGGCGCCCAAGCCGGTCGTGGCCATGCGCGGTGGTGACGACCGTCCCAGCAGCAGAAAGACAGACGCGGCGCCCGCAGGCCGCGCCGGCGGCAAGTTCGGCGACCGTCGCGACGGCGGCCGACCAGGCCCTGGTGGTCCCGGTCGTCCAGGCGACCGCGGCGGTCCGCGCCCCGATGCCCGCGGTGGTGACCGTGGCGATCGCGGCGCATCGGCCGGTCGTTTCGGCGACCGTCCTCCGCGCTTCGAAGACCGTGGCCCACGCCTCGGCGATGCCGCTTTCCGCGCCCAGCGCGAAGCGCTCGAACGTGCGGACATGGCACTGCGCAAGCTCGCGGCGCAAGCCCACGGCGAAGCGCTGACGCAGGTGCTCGGCGCCTGGGAGCAGCGCGATGCCGCGCGCCTGCCGAGCGTTCAGGAACTGGGTCGCGCGGTCACGCCGGCCGTGCGCACGAACTGGTCGCAAGCCATCGGCAGCGCGCCGACGGCTGCTGCCAACGATGCGGCAGAAGCGCTGCTGCGCCTGGAAATGGCCGCCGAAGTGCCGACGCCCGCCGAGCAGCTTGACGCGCGCCGTGCGCTGCAGCTCAAGCTGCTGACCAAGCGCGGCGACCCGGCGCCGGCCCAGACCTGGGGCCAGGACGCCGGCAAGGTGCTGGCTGCGGCACACGACGCTACGAGCGCACGCCGCCTGCAGAACGCGTTGAAGGCGCTGCTGCGCAAGTAAGGCGCGCCGGACGGCCATGAAAAAGACGCCCCGCGGGGCGTCTTTTTCTTTTCCGCTCAGGCCTGCCTGCTCAGGAAGAACTCATCGAAGAGAACCGTCACCGCCGCGAAGTCCCGCGCGAAGTTCGGCCGGTTCACGAAGTAGGCCTCGCAGGCCACCGCGAAGAACTCGCTGATCGATGTGGCGCCATAGTCGTCGAGCCACGGCGGCTCGGCGCCGAAGCGGTCGGCCATGATGGTTTTTTCGCGGAAGTCATCGTAGGCGGGCTGCAGCACCGCGAGCCACGCGGCGCGCGATTCGCGGGCGCTGCGCTTGCCCGCGAAGCCGGACGGCAGCGGCGGGCAGCCGTCGGCATCGCCGCCGCGCATGTCGATCTTGTGGGCGAACTCGTGAATCACCACGTTGTAGCCGCCTTCGCTGGTGACGCTGCTCGCCAGCACGTCCTGCCAGCTGAGCATGACCGGGCCGCGGTCCATGGCTTCGCCAGCGACCACCTCGTCGTACTCGTGCACGACCAGCGCCTCGTCGACGACCTTGCGCCGCGCCACGACCTCGGACGGGTGCACCACGATGCCGACGAAATCGTCGTACCAGTCGAGATGGCCCTTCAGGTGCAGCACCGGCAGCACCGCCTGCGCGGCGATGGCCAGCGCCACCTCGTCGGTGATGACGAAGCCCTGGGTGCCGTGGAATTCCTTGTCGCGCAGGAACTCGGCCGTCAGCGTGCGCAGCCGTTGCACATCGGCCGCGGGGCGGTCGGCCAGGAAGGCATAGCGCGCCAGCGTGGCCTGCCAGGCGGCATCGGGAATCGGGGGCAGGGCGCGCAGACGGCGCAGCCACTTGAACATCGGCGCCGCGGCTAGCGCAGGTCGACGCGCTGGGCGCCGGCGGTGGACAGGCACAGCAACTGTGCGCGTGGCGGATGGGCGGCTGCGTCCCAGTCGCTCAACACGATGCGGCGCAGGCCATGGCCCAGGTCGTGATCGGCGGGGCGGTGCGTGTGGCCGTGCACCAGCGTATGCGCGTTCGCCTGCTGCAGCCATTGGCGCGCGGCGTCGGTGTCCACATCGGCCCAGATCGTCGACGGATTGCGCTTGCGGTCTTCGCTCTGCGTGCGCATCGCGCGTGCGAGCGCACGGCGCTCTTCGAGCGGGCGCGCGAGGAACGCGGCCTGCCATTCAGGCGTGCGCACCTGCGCGCGAAACTTGAGGTACTCGGTGTCCTCGAGGCAGAGGATGTCGCCGTGACTCAGCAGCCATCGCTGGCCGTGCAGCACCAGCACCGTGGGGTCGTCGAGCAGCGTGATGCCCGATTGCGCCGCGAGCGCGGGGCCGACGAGAAAGTCGCGGTTGCCGTGCATGAAGAACACCGGCAGGCGCTCGGCGGTGCGGCGCAGCAGTTCGGCGCATTGCGCCTCGAAGCCGGGAGCGGCGGCGGCATCGTCGCCCACCCAGACCTCGAACAGGTCGCCGAGGATGATGAGCGCATCGGCCGGCGTGGTCTGCAGGTAACCCTGCCAGGCCTCGAAGGTGGCGGGCTCGCCGGCCTGCAGGTGCAGGTCGGAGATCAGGTCGACGGTGCGCCATGCAGGTGGCGCCACCAGCTCGGTGAAAGCCGGGTTCGCCACGTTGGTCATGCCGCGCCGTGCCTGTGGGTCATTCCGAGATGACGACGGCCTTCTCGATCACCACGTCTTCGAGCGGCACGTCGTCGTGGAAGCCCTTGCGGCCCGTCTTCACGGCCTTGATCTTGTCGACCACGTCGGTGCCGTTGATGACCTTGCCGAACACCGCATAGCCCCAGCCCTGGGCCGAAGGTGCGGTGTGGTTCAGGAAGCCGTTGTCCGACACGTTGATGAAGAACTGCGCGGTGGCCGAGTGCGGCGCGCTGGTGCGGGCCATGGCGACGGTGTAGTTGGCGTTCTTCAGGCCGTTGTTGGCTTCGTTCTCGATCTCGGCGCCGGTGGGCTTCTGCTTCATGCCGGGCTCGAAGCCGCCGCCTTGCACCATGAAGCCGGGAATCACGCGGTGGAACACCGTGTTGTCGTAGTGGCCCTTCTTCACGTAGGCAATGAAGTTCTCGGCCGACTTGGGCGCCTTCTCGGCGTCGAGTTCGAGCGTGATCACGCCGTAGTTCTTGATGTGCAGTTCGACTTGGGGATTGCTCATGAGGGGACTCCTTCGGAAATTCGGAATGGGGGGATTACTTCGCCAGCGTGGCGGACTTGATGGTGATGGTCTCGACGGGCACGTTCTGCATGCCGCCCTTGTTGCCGGTCTGCACGGCGCGGATCTTGTCGACCACGTCGGTGCCGGCCACGACCTTGCCGAACACCGCGTAGCCGTAGCCATCGGGGTTGGGCGCGTTGAGCGAGTCGTTGTTCTTCACGTTGATGAAGAACTGCGAGGTGGCCGAGTTCGGGTTGCCGGTGCGCGCCATGGCGATCGTGTACTTGTCGTTCTTCAGGCCATTGCTCGCTTCGAGCGGAATCGGCGGGCGCGTGGGCTTTTGCTGCATGTCGGCCGTGAAGCCGCCGCCCTGGATCATGAAGCCGTCGATCACGCGGTGGAACACCGTGCCGTCGTAGTGCTTGTCCTTGACGTACTGCAGGAAGTTCTCGACCGACTTGGGCGCCTTGGCCGCATCGAGCTCGACCACGATGTCGCCGGCCGAAGTGGCGAGCTTCACGCGCGGTGCGGCTTGCTGTGCGTAGCCGGTGGCGGCAAAGCCGATGGCCGCGGCCAGGATGAAGGCGTTGCGGCGGCTGAATCTTGAAAGGGCGTGGATCGTCAAGTGATGCTCCGTTTGCGAAAGGGGGAGAGTGCGGGCGGTGCGACGAATGCGTCGCACCGCCCGCGCCGGCAGCGGCTTACTTGCTGG
This region of Variovorax sp. RKNM96 genomic DNA includes:
- a CDS encoding peptidylprolyl isomerase; translated protein: MTIHALSRFSRRNAFILAAAIGFAATGYAQQAAPRVKLATSAGDIVVELDAAKAPKSVENFLQYVKDKHYDGTVFHRVIDGFMIQGGGFTADMQQKPTRPPIPLEASNGLKNDKYTIAMARTGNPNSATSQFFINVKNNDSLNAPNPDGYGYAVFGKVVAGTDVVDKIRAVQTGNKGGMQNVPVETITIKSATLAK
- a CDS encoding M90 family metallopeptidase, with translation MFKWLRRLRALPPIPDAAWQATLARYAFLADRPAADVQRLRTLTAEFLRDKEFHGTQGFVITDEVALAIAAQAVLPVLHLKGHLDWYDDFVGIVVHPSEVVARRKVVDEALVVHEYDEVVAGEAMDRGPVMLSWQDVLASSVTSEGGYNVVIHEFAHKIDMRGGDADGCPPLPSGFAGKRSARESRAAWLAVLQPAYDDFREKTIMADRFGAEPPWLDDYGATSISEFFAVACEAYFVNRPNFARDFAAVTVLFDEFFLSRQA
- a CDS encoding peptidylprolyl isomerase, with amino-acid sequence MSNPQVELHIKNYGVITLELDAEKAPKSAENFIAYVKKGHYDNTVFHRVIPGFMVQGGGFEPGMKQKPTGAEIENEANNGLKNANYTVAMARTSAPHSATAQFFINVSDNGFLNHTAPSAQGWGYAVFGKVINGTDVVDKIKAVKTGRKGFHDDVPLEDVVIEKAVVISE
- a CDS encoding UDP-2,3-diacylglucosamine diphosphatase; amino-acid sequence: MTNVANPAFTELVAPPAWRTVDLISDLHLQAGEPATFEAWQGYLQTTPADALIILGDLFEVWVGDDAAAAPGFEAQCAELLRRTAERLPVFFMHGNRDFLVGPALAAQSGITLLDDPTVLVLHGQRWLLSHGDILCLEDTEYLKFRAQVRTPEWQAAFLARPLEERRALARAMRTQSEDRKRNPSTIWADVDTDAARQWLQQANAHTLVHGHTHRPADHDLGHGLRRIVLSDWDAAAHPPRAQLLCLSTAGAQRVDLR